GGCTACTATTTAACCCGTTAAAGCGAACCAGCAATTTACTTATTTAGAGGATAGCCAAATGGCCAAGTTAACTATCGTTGCAAACATTAAAGCAAATGCAGACAAAATTGAGTTAGTAAAAGCAGAACTGCTTAAGTTGATTGACATTACTCGCGCCGAAGAAGGCTGCATTAACTACGATTTGCATCAAGACAACGAAAACCCAGCGCACTTTGTGTTTTACGAAAACTGGGAGTCACGTGAGCTGTGGCAAACTCACATGGGCAATACGCATTTGGCCGAATATATGGCCGCTACCGAAGGCGCAGTAGCAGAGTTTACCTTGAATGAAATGACGCAAATTGCTTAGCGTGAAGCTGTGAATTCAAGTTGTATGTGAAGGCTGCTAGATAGTGATCTAGCAGCCTTTTTGTTTAGAGGCTTGAGCGATTTCGAAGCTTGCCTGATAAATAAGCTCCATCACATTCCAGCTCAAAGTCTAGAGCTAACTTTTGATATTGAGCTAATTGGCCT
The Agarivorans aestuarii DNA segment above includes these coding regions:
- a CDS encoding putative quinol monooxygenase, which codes for MAKLTIVANIKANADKIELVKAELLKLIDITRAEEGCINYDLHQDNENPAHFVFYENWESRELWQTHMGNTHLAEYMAATEGAVAEFTLNEMTQIA